From Gallus gallus isolate bGalGal1 chromosome 14, bGalGal1.mat.broiler.GRCg7b, whole genome shotgun sequence, one genomic window encodes:
- the LOC121106760 gene encoding translation initiation factor IF-2-like, protein MNGRAGAPRGPRPPSAVQPERGPSSSVPPRGQLRSGPRRPPLRPGPPRRRARPAAPRCSPRGPPAPSFVAAGARRQRMGATEAPEPSSGRLLPPPASRAPRAERSAAQRSQRRHSARGRPRPPGMALPRGARPRRARVSPRSVRPTAAAAERTALSPAGRAARCRARLDGARRAAPWAPSAPAALRAPRAQPLENGAPPPR, encoded by the coding sequence ATGAACGGCCGCGCCGGCGCCCCCCGCGGCCCGAGGCCTCCGAGCGCGGTGCAGCCGGAGCGCGGCCCTTCCTCCTCCGTTCCGCCCCGCGGGCAGCTCCGCTCCGGGCCCCGCCGTCCGCCGCTTcgccccggcccgccccgccgccgggcccggcccgcagccccgcgctgcTCACCCCGCGGCCCCCCGGCTCCCTCCTTTGTTGCTGCCGGAGCCCGGCGGCAGCGCATGGGCGCAACGGAAGCGCCCGAGCCCAGTTCCGgccgcctcctcccgccgcccgcCTCGCGCGCACCCCGGGcggagcgcagcgcagcgcagcgaTCGCAGCGCCGCCACAGTgcgcggggccgcccgcggCCGCCGGGAATGGCGCTGCCCCGGGGCGCGCGGCCCCGCCGGGCCCGGGTCTCTCCGCGGAGCGTCCGCCCCACTGCTGCGGCCGCGGAGCGGACCGCGCTGAGCCCCGCAGGACGCGCGGCCAGGTGCCGGGCACGGCTGGACGGCGCCCGTCGGGCCGCCCCGTGGGCTCCTTCGGCGCCCGCTGCGCTGAGGGCTCCTCG